A section of the Candidatus Hydrogenedentota bacterium genome encodes:
- a CDS encoding glycosyltransferase family 9 protein, with the protein MRILIVQTTRLGDVLQTTPLIHMVRRKHPDAHITLLVRQMGRAIADRNHDINDVMIYDEDELYRRLVADDSNKLLEAYQLTDKRIQAIKACNFDIAYNVTHSVSSAMLIKIAEIPEVYGAHLGDDWQFILRGRWTTYFFTSVFSREYNDLNLCDITRNIVEDAPPSRELHFNLHDEDHQFAEALLAEHGVKGDDYVACFQLGASEEGKRWAIENFASLGRLLVERHQAKVFLLGVQSEQPLGDRFESFAPGLATHLFGKTSVAQVAALLKRATILVTNDTGTMHIAASVGCPITLVSVGNVHYRETGPYGEGHCAIEARRTNLGRSDYVPSGKEERELIKANQVLAAIDYARHHGQDRPLPPIADEGALDNVDLYITRFAPDGFLEYYPVIQRAMDERDFMRIAYRAMWVAHLSRTGTPEGELESLDQMLRHYGGPDPEIVSTWAEETAKHFEGLAAISVRGESVTSRLLEALKRDRFDEARTLVAQLMALDEEARVFSEVNPPCRPLILMARFERDNLDGADPKLLAKTTLEIYRACRDRATLMVEKLRLTAARWAERT; encoded by the coding sequence ATGCGGATCCTTATTGTACAGACCACACGACTGGGCGATGTGCTTCAAACGACGCCCCTGATACACATGGTGCGCCGGAAGCATCCCGACGCCCACATCACGCTGCTGGTGCGTCAGATGGGCCGGGCGATTGCGGATCGCAATCACGACATCAACGACGTGATGATCTACGATGAGGACGAGCTGTACCGGAGGCTCGTAGCGGATGATTCGAACAAGTTGCTGGAGGCCTACCAGCTTACCGACAAGCGCATTCAGGCCATCAAGGCGTGCAACTTTGACATCGCCTACAATGTGACCCACAGCGTCAGTTCCGCCATGCTGATCAAGATCGCCGAGATTCCCGAAGTCTACGGCGCGCACCTGGGCGACGACTGGCAGTTTATCCTCCGGGGCCGGTGGACGACCTATTTCTTCACCAGCGTATTCAGCCGCGAATACAACGATCTGAATCTCTGCGATATCACGCGCAACATCGTGGAAGATGCGCCTCCCTCGCGAGAACTTCACTTTAATCTCCACGACGAGGACCACCAATTTGCCGAGGCGCTGCTCGCAGAGCACGGCGTGAAGGGCGACGACTACGTGGCCTGTTTCCAGCTTGGCGCCAGCGAAGAGGGCAAGCGCTGGGCCATCGAGAATTTCGCTTCTCTAGGGCGTCTGCTTGTCGAGCGGCACCAGGCGAAGGTATTTCTTCTCGGCGTGCAGTCCGAGCAGCCCCTGGGCGATCGCTTTGAGTCCTTCGCCCCCGGCCTGGCCACCCACCTCTTCGGGAAGACCTCCGTGGCGCAGGTGGCCGCCCTGCTCAAGCGCGCCACGATTCTGGTTACCAACGACACGGGCACAATGCACATCGCCGCGTCGGTGGGCTGCCCGATTACCCTGGTCTCCGTCGGCAACGTCCATTACCGTGAAACCGGCCCCTATGGCGAGGGCCATTGCGCCATCGAGGCGCGCCGCACCAATCTCGGCCGCTCGGACTATGTGCCCTCAGGCAAAGAGGAGCGCGAGTTGATCAAGGCGAATCAGGTCCTCGCCGCCATCGACTACGCGCGCCATCACGGGCAGGATCGCCCTCTGCCCCCGATTGCGGACGAGGGAGCGCTGGACAATGTCGACCTTTACATTACGCGCTTCGCACCCGACGGATTTCTAGAGTATTACCCGGTTATTCAGCGCGCCATGGACGAGCGGGATTTCATGCGGATTGCCTACCGCGCCATGTGGGTTGCCCATCTTTCCCGCACGGGCACGCCCGAGGGCGAATTGGAAAGTCTCGACCAGATGCTCCGCCACTACGGCGGTCCGGATCCGGAGATCGTGTCGACCTGGGCGGAAGAGACCGCGAAGCATTTCGAGGGACTCGCGGCCATCTCGGTCCGGGGCGAGTCTGTCACTTCGCGATTGCTGGAGGCGCTCAAGCGGGACCGCTTCGATGAGGCCCGGACGCTGGTGGCCCAGTTGATGGCGCTGGACGAAGAGGCGCGGGTCTTCAGCGAGGTGAATCCGCCGTGTCGTCCCCTAATCCTGATGGCCCGATTCGAACGCGACAACCTCGACGGCGCTGACCCCAAACTGCTGGCGAAGACCACCCTGGAGATCTATCGTGCCTGCCGGGATCGGGCCACCCTCATGGTGGAGAAACTGCGGCTGACGGCCGCGCGGTGGGCCGAAAGAACGTAG
- a CDS encoding glycosyltransferase, whose protein sequence is MTEPYLRSPEAWRAALADHAVSPDRVVEAGRTGSPTLRAGGIQMHSRYNPEEEARRLVESADIPAGSPVLVLGCGLGYHVLELVARGHEVIVIEPERDIVKLAVDGPLAQASCLIGAGSPHEADFPSALADFMAGKPHVMVHPPTAQLHREEVDAALGSLYVGALADKHLNIAVVGPMYGGSLPIAGYLTRAFEGLGHHVRLIDHESAWPLYEKLQATVTGATPQGQLTGMYTNFLSEWTYAQVAEFNPEICIVLAQAPVAPNFAERLRKNGIVTAYWYVENWRHLPYWRDIARHYDFFFHIQPGEFEAKLDEAGCRHHAYVQTACDPALHRGVTLSDEDRKHYGCDLSFAGAGYYNRVELFKGLSDYNFKIWGVNWTDRYVAQRLVDGESRFDSETFMKIVAASAINLNLHSSSSKPGVDPDCDAINPRVFEIAAAGGFQLCDPCIGLETLFDFETELPVYRDLKELRERISYFLAHPDQRKACAEAAQRRVLAEHTYEHRAAAMLRHIYRAHGAAMLERGIRARHTIGEIKTRLDKSDALRRWLEHFPEETPFTYDALTQLSLQKGQGHLYPEQVIAYMRQVKQDADAVLKLVR, encoded by the coding sequence ATGACTGAACCCTATCTCAGATCGCCCGAAGCATGGCGCGCGGCCCTCGCCGACCACGCGGTTTCCCCCGATCGCGTGGTGGAGGCCGGGCGCACTGGTTCGCCCACCCTGCGCGCGGGCGGCATCCAGATGCACAGCCGCTACAATCCCGAAGAGGAGGCGCGGCGCCTGGTGGAGTCGGCGGATATCCCGGCGGGCAGCCCGGTGCTTGTACTCGGCTGCGGCCTGGGCTACCACGTGCTGGAACTCGTGGCCCGGGGCCACGAGGTAATCGTCATCGAGCCCGAGCGGGACATTGTGAAACTCGCCGTGGATGGCCCCCTGGCGCAGGCATCCTGCCTCATCGGCGCGGGGTCCCCACACGAGGCGGATTTTCCATCGGCGCTGGCGGACTTCATGGCGGGCAAGCCCCACGTGATGGTACATCCGCCCACGGCCCAACTGCACCGCGAAGAAGTCGACGCGGCGCTGGGGAGTCTTTACGTCGGGGCACTCGCGGACAAGCATCTGAATATTGCCGTGGTCGGCCCCATGTATGGCGGGTCTCTCCCCATCGCGGGCTACCTGACCCGGGCCTTCGAAGGGCTGGGCCATCACGTGCGCCTGATCGATCACGAGTCCGCCTGGCCGTTGTATGAGAAACTTCAGGCCACGGTGACCGGCGCCACACCCCAGGGCCAGCTTACAGGGATGTACACCAATTTCCTTTCGGAATGGACCTATGCCCAGGTGGCCGAGTTCAATCCTGAAATCTGTATCGTGCTTGCCCAGGCGCCCGTGGCCCCGAACTTCGCCGAGCGGCTCCGAAAGAACGGAATCGTAACCGCCTACTGGTATGTGGAGAACTGGCGTCACCTGCCCTACTGGCGGGACATCGCCCGCCACTATGATTTCTTCTTCCACATTCAGCCGGGCGAATTTGAGGCAAAGCTCGACGAGGCCGGCTGCCGCCATCACGCCTATGTGCAGACGGCCTGCGATCCGGCGTTGCACCGGGGGGTGACGCTGAGCGATGAGGACCGTAAACATTACGGCTGCGACCTGAGTTTTGCGGGTGCGGGCTATTACAACCGCGTGGAGCTGTTCAAAGGCCTGAGCGATTATAACTTCAAGATCTGGGGCGTGAACTGGACGGATCGCTATGTGGCCCAGCGCCTGGTGGACGGAGAAAGCCGCTTCGATTCAGAGACCTTCATGAAGATCGTGGCGGCGAGCGCCATCAATCTCAACCTCCACTCGAGCAGCAGCAAACCGGGCGTGGATCCCGATTGCGATGCCATCAATCCGCGGGTCTTTGAGATTGCGGCCGCCGGGGGATTCCAGCTCTGCGACCCCTGCATCGGCCTGGAAACGCTCTTTGACTTCGAGACGGAGTTGCCGGTCTACCGCGACCTGAAAGAGTTGCGGGAGCGCATCAGTTATTTCCTCGCCCATCCCGACCAGCGAAAAGCCTGTGCTGAGGCGGCGCAACGCCGGGTTCTTGCCGAACATACCTACGAGCATCGCGCGGCGGCCATGCTGCGCCACATCTACCGGGCCCACGGCGCCGCCATGCTGGAGCGGGGCATCCGGGCGCGCCACACTATCGGCGAGATCAAGACACGGCTGGACAAGTCCGACGCGCTGCGCCGCTGGCTGGAGCACTTCCCGGAAGAGACACCGTTCACCTATGACGCTCTCACGCAGCTCTCGCTGCAAAAAGGCCAGGGCCACCTCTATCCCGAGCAGGTCATCGCCTACATGCGGCAGGTGAAGCAGGACGCGGATGCGGTCCTGAAGCTGGTGCGCTGA
- a CDS encoding glycosyltransferase, with the protein MATPRILTFNFHEPYLCLMAETGLPIDLGVYEHGPLARAWHAQFRPAPTNLTFIREAAWRERLESGYYDVVIAQNESNAMEVARAEAARLLICHNRRTFLKTTITGGEEAQAAYAEVVDTLAERFEFVFISESKKADYGLPGRVIPPGFDVEAWGGYTGETPCAIRVGNTMRQRDLMFDVDFQEACCAGLPNRVVGMNPLIPGSEPSSSFEDLLRIYRTNRCLLHVSREAYEDGYNLAMLEAMACGMPVVSLANPTSPLTNGVDGFTAYDSAELHGRIEALLADRDLARKIGAKGRECIARTFPLEAFRERWREAIFEAADRHASTRRAGRSATTRQGLSTLVTFASTPHTTGRYVRDALRKSNTVVTAGAQVPDSVVLGWGFDPPVPDYARHDVVTSPEPALPELMRALPAGFSPELLVWVDSGQPMLPSAYRDLDAVKAAWFIDTHISTAHRIEIARHFDLVYLAQKAQIEEFRAAGIPRVAWLPLGCSPSLHDVPPRPRNLDIAFVGSLTSASGEKRQHFIEAVRAAFPNHFIGHAWPHEMAEHYANAKIVVNMCLNEDVNMRVFEALASGALLITDPAIGLEDLFTDGRELVIYRTVDEALALIRKYLADDAARERIAATGQATALKYHSYEVRAEKILAEARQIAASRPKPLLHHDPKTAEAYYEHPRRELLPAIPLSAKRVLDVGCGAGALGRVLKEERNVEEVCGIEFIEEAYQRARTVLDRVLHGNIEEMALPWEDDYFDCIVCADVLEHLVDPSAVMAKLSRVLAPRGVIVISVPNIRFHEVIHMLSHGAWTYYEQGIMDATHLRFFTRSGLRTMVENGGMEAVEIIPLNQRPPSFLPKNEDGSITLGLVTMEAVDDEAYGEFLTYQWLGIACKPGIDRLEFARKALESGEYEAAVAHALDAVGVSDVDRYGIVAKGMARLGHLQKAAETYRKLLETNLSPTLEGEYGILLLAMNKAAEARPLLEHALSHQPDFDRADGALGLIEYQAGNHEAAFPRLQRALDANFANRALLESFVDVAKRVNRLEDALPTMTAYLEFYPGNLDLKVTHARVLCELNDFDGARELVELVLLFDPEHAGAKLLAEAMAMREEGEPDE; encoded by the coding sequence TAACTTTCACGAGCCCTACCTGTGCCTCATGGCGGAGACGGGCCTGCCCATCGACTTGGGCGTCTATGAACACGGCCCCCTGGCACGCGCCTGGCACGCCCAGTTTCGACCGGCCCCCACCAATCTCACCTTTATCCGGGAGGCGGCCTGGCGCGAGCGGCTGGAATCGGGCTACTACGATGTGGTCATTGCCCAGAACGAAAGCAATGCCATGGAGGTGGCCCGGGCCGAAGCCGCCCGTCTCCTGATCTGCCACAACCGCCGCACCTTCCTGAAGACCACGATCACGGGCGGCGAAGAGGCCCAGGCGGCCTATGCGGAGGTGGTAGACACGCTGGCGGAGCGCTTCGAGTTTGTTTTCATCTCCGAATCCAAGAAGGCGGACTACGGCCTGCCGGGCCGCGTGATCCCGCCCGGCTTCGATGTGGAGGCCTGGGGCGGTTATACGGGCGAGACCCCCTGCGCGATCCGCGTGGGCAACACCATGCGCCAGCGCGATCTCATGTTCGATGTGGATTTCCAGGAGGCCTGCTGTGCCGGTCTCCCGAACCGCGTCGTGGGCATGAACCCCCTGATCCCCGGCAGCGAACCGAGCAGCTCGTTTGAGGACCTCCTCCGAATTTACCGGACCAATCGTTGCCTCCTCCATGTATCACGCGAGGCCTACGAGGACGGCTACAACCTCGCCATGCTGGAAGCCATGGCCTGCGGGATGCCCGTAGTATCTCTGGCCAACCCGACCTCCCCCCTCACCAACGGCGTGGACGGCTTCACCGCCTACGACAGCGCGGAACTTCATGGGCGTATCGAAGCCCTGCTGGCAGACCGGGATCTGGCGCGGAAAATCGGCGCGAAAGGGCGCGAGTGCATCGCGCGGACCTTTCCGCTGGAAGCCTTCCGCGAGCGCTGGCGCGAGGCGATTTTTGAGGCCGCCGATCGCCATGCGTCCACGCGGCGCGCGGGCCGGAGCGCCACGACGCGGCAGGGCCTTTCGACACTGGTTACCTTCGCCTCCACCCCCCACACCACGGGACGCTATGTGCGCGATGCGCTCCGAAAATCGAATACGGTGGTGACGGCGGGCGCTCAAGTACCGGACAGCGTGGTACTCGGCTGGGGCTTTGACCCGCCCGTACCCGATTATGCGCGACACGATGTGGTGACGTCCCCCGAACCTGCGCTGCCCGAACTGATGCGGGCCCTGCCGGCTGGATTCTCGCCGGAGCTTCTGGTGTGGGTGGATTCCGGCCAGCCGATGCTGCCGTCGGCGTATCGCGACCTCGACGCGGTGAAGGCGGCGTGGTTCATCGACACGCACATTTCGACCGCGCACCGAATTGAAATCGCGCGGCACTTCGACCTGGTATACCTCGCGCAGAAAGCCCAGATCGAGGAATTCCGCGCTGCGGGTATTCCCCGGGTGGCCTGGCTTCCCCTGGGCTGTTCGCCGTCGCTGCACGATGTGCCCCCGCGCCCGCGGAATCTGGACATTGCCTTTGTTGGCAGCCTGACCAGTGCGAGCGGCGAGAAGCGCCAGCACTTCATCGAAGCGGTGCGTGCCGCCTTTCCCAACCACTTCATCGGCCACGCCTGGCCCCATGAAATGGCGGAACACTACGCGAACGCGAAGATTGTGGTGAACATGTGCCTCAACGAGGACGTGAACATGCGGGTCTTCGAAGCCCTGGCCTCCGGCGCGCTCCTGATCACGGACCCCGCCATCGGGTTGGAAGATTTGTTCACGGATGGCAGGGAACTTGTCATTTACAGGACCGTGGACGAGGCCCTGGCGCTGATACGAAAGTATCTCGCCGATGACGCGGCGCGGGAGCGGATCGCCGCGACGGGACAGGCCACGGCGTTGAAGTACCACAGCTATGAGGTCCGCGCCGAGAAAATCCTGGCAGAAGCCCGCCAGATCGCGGCGTCTCGCCCGAAACCGCTGCTGCACCACGACCCGAAAACCGCCGAAGCCTACTACGAACATCCCCGCCGGGAACTGCTGCCCGCCATTCCGTTGTCGGCGAAACGCGTGCTGGATGTGGGCTGCGGCGCGGGCGCCCTGGGCCGCGTGCTCAAGGAAGAGCGCAACGTGGAGGAGGTCTGCGGGATCGAGTTCATCGAAGAAGCCTACCAGCGCGCGCGGACGGTGCTGGATCGCGTGCTCCACGGCAATATCGAGGAAATGGCGCTGCCCTGGGAAGATGACTATTTCGACTGCATCGTCTGCGCCGACGTACTGGAGCATCTGGTCGATCCATCGGCGGTGATGGCGAAGCTGAGCCGCGTCCTGGCGCCCCGGGGCGTCATCGTGATTTCCGTGCCCAACATTCGCTTTCACGAAGTCATCCATATGCTTTCCCACGGGGCCTGGACCTATTACGAGCAGGGCATCATGGACGCCACGCACTTGCGCTTCTTCACGCGGAGCGGCCTGCGCACGATGGTCGAGAACGGCGGTATGGAGGCGGTGGAGATTATCCCGCTGAACCAGCGCCCACCCTCCTTTCTTCCGAAAAACGAAGACGGCTCCATCACGCTGGGGCTGGTTACGATGGAGGCGGTGGATGACGAGGCTTATGGCGAGTTCCTGACCTATCAGTGGCTGGGTATCGCCTGCAAGCCGGGGATTGATCGGCTGGAGTTTGCGCGCAAGGCTCTCGAGTCGGGCGAGTACGAAGCGGCGGTGGCCCACGCGCTGGATGCCGTGGGTGTGTCCGACGTGGACCGCTACGGGATCGTGGCCAAGGGCATGGCGCGGCTGGGTCACTTGCAAAAAGCCGCCGAAACCTATCGCAAGCTCCTGGAGACGAACCTTTCCCCCACCCTGGAAGGCGAATACGGGATTCTCCTGCTGGCCATGAACAAAGCCGCCGAGGCGCGGCCCCTGCTGGAGCACGCCCTGTCGCATCAGCCCGATTTTGATCGGGCCGATGGGGCCCTGGGCCTTATCGAGTACCAGGCCGGCAATCACGAGGCCGCATTCCCGCGGCTTCAACGGGCGCTCGACGCGAATTTCGCCAACCGCGCCCTGTTGGAATCGTTTGTAGACGTGGCCAAGCGGGTGAATCGCCTGGAAGATGCGCTGCCCACGATGACGGCCTACCTGGAGTTTTATCCCGGCAATCTGGACCTCAAAGTGACCCATGCCCGGGTCCTGTGCGAGCTGAACGATTTCGACGGTGCCCGTGAACTGGTGGAGCTGGTGTTGCTCTTTGACCCGGAACACGCGGGCGCGAAACTGCTGGCGGAGGCAATGGCAATGCGGGAAGAAGGCGAACCAGACGAATAG